One region of Mucilaginibacter gotjawali genomic DNA includes:
- a CDS encoding RES family NAD+ phosphorylase, with protein sequence MILYRIAREKYAADLSGRGGLLSSARWHDHLPVIYTSFNSATCILEKLVHLLPEEIHHDLMMCMISVDESLASEIIEIEQLPSNWKHYPAPEILKRIGNAWLTAKSSPLLFVPSVIDPYSQNVLINPLHPGAARITVEKMEPFTYDERLTVHWKKK encoded by the coding sequence ATGATCCTTTATCGTATTGCCCGTGAAAAATACGCTGCCGACCTTAGCGGGCGCGGGGGATTGTTGTCCTCGGCGCGCTGGCACGATCATTTGCCCGTTATTTACACGTCTTTCAATTCTGCTACGTGTATCCTTGAAAAGCTGGTCCATTTATTACCTGAAGAGATCCACCATGATTTAATGATGTGCATGATATCGGTAGATGAATCTCTCGCCAGCGAGATTATCGAAATTGAACAATTACCTTCAAACTGGAAGCATTATCCGGCGCCTGAGATCTTGAAAAGAATTGGTAACGCCTGGCTAACCGCCAAAAGCTCACCTCTGCTGTTCGTGCCAAGTGTGATCGATCCTTATTCGCAAAATGTGCTGATCAACCCCTTGCACCCCGGCGCAGCCCGCATTACCGTTGAAAAAATGGAACCTTTTACGTATGATGAACGCCTTACTGTCCACTGGAAAAAGAAATAG
- a CDS encoding family 20 glycosylhydrolase — protein MKKYPYLLLFLISLVSESIFAQAKTDSLFQVKGFIIAAPKPSGVADFVKFINEELAPRKVNTLILRIDFNYEYKSHPELRDSAALSKHDVKIILEACKKDGISIIPQINLLGHQSWAAKTEKLLQVYPEFDETPWIKMPAPADYKWPNADNLYCRSYCPLHPGVHKVVFDLVDEIMEVFEASAFHAGMDEVFYLGEDKCPRCAGRDKAVLFANEVQTIRDHLAERGKELWIWGDRLIDGRATGIGEWAASYNDTYRAVDLIPRDVVICDWQYDQDNQTAVYFALKGLRVVTCTWNRPDVAVEQVEDLYRSRAISGKELKGRFYGIAETVWSSPVQFLNGYYGRTVNPKDNDNSPWNTFRVMYDKMAQLEQGGIGGK, from the coding sequence ATGAAAAAGTATCCATACCTGCTGCTGTTTCTGATCAGCTTAGTTAGCGAGAGCATTTTTGCACAAGCAAAAACCGATAGCCTGTTCCAGGTCAAGGGGTTTATTATAGCTGCGCCCAAACCAAGCGGAGTTGCTGATTTTGTAAAATTTATTAATGAAGAACTTGCACCCCGCAAAGTGAACACACTGATCCTGCGGATAGATTTTAACTATGAATATAAAAGTCACCCCGAGCTAAGGGACTCTGCAGCTTTATCCAAACATGATGTTAAAATTATATTGGAAGCCTGCAAAAAGGATGGCATCAGCATCATCCCTCAAATTAACCTGCTGGGGCATCAGAGCTGGGCGGCAAAAACTGAGAAATTACTGCAGGTTTACCCTGAATTTGATGAAACGCCATGGATAAAAATGCCTGCGCCGGCCGATTATAAATGGCCAAATGCCGACAACCTTTATTGCCGCAGCTATTGCCCGCTGCATCCTGGCGTGCACAAAGTGGTTTTTGATTTGGTAGATGAGATCATGGAAGTTTTTGAAGCCTCTGCCTTTCACGCCGGCATGGATGAAGTTTTTTACCTGGGCGAAGATAAATGCCCGCGCTGTGCCGGCCGGGATAAGGCAGTACTTTTTGCCAATGAGGTACAAACTATCCGGGATCATTTGGCCGAACGGGGCAAAGAGCTTTGGATATGGGGCGACCGCCTGATTGATGGCCGTGCAACCGGTATTGGCGAATGGGCAGCAAGCTATAACGACACTTACCGCGCTGTTGACCTGATCCCCCGTGATGTAGTAATCTGCGACTGGCAATATGACCAGGACAACCAGACTGCCGTTTATTTTGCGCTGAAAGGGCTTAGGGTAGTTACCTGCACCTGGAACCGGCCTGACGTTGCCGTAGAACAGGTGGAGGATCTGTACCGGTCAAGAGCAATATCGGGCAAGGAATTAAAAGGGCGTTTTTACGGGATCGCCGAGACGGTATGGTCGTCGCCTGTGCAGTTTTTAAATGGCTATTATGGTAGAACAGTTAATCCTAAAGATAATGACAACAGCCCCTGGAACACTTTCAGGGTTATGTATGATAAGATGGCGCAGCTGGAACAGGGTGGTATAGGCGGAAAATAG
- a CDS encoding tetratricopeptide repeat protein — translation MKKLITTLVLLLAAGITFCQPTLSPLEQAGTDLYKQGKMDEAITSFKKALVENPQSLYSMNALGNLYLMNTNYQDAYTVADKGFKLTGGAPNFMVVKAKAAIRINKAQEALTMVDDYLKTHQPDFMMLFVKGSAYNVLGDRQQALTYFSQSLAANPDFPDAYLGRGKDLDDIGRYPQALKDLDKYISIRDDNATAYYYRALVYFHSKNLDAALGDCNKSLELSPKYFEALEFRGVLYTDLKQTDKAVADLNAAIALAPDLAVSYYHLAGAYMYAKQYDKGLPFINRAIEIIPNAQEYFWIRCRLYLYLNKYTEALADAQKAMALDAKSPDSFLLLATAQYNLDKYDEALQVIAKGLVINPDYYLLYMLRASMYRDKGNNALADADDQKAKQLAGNIK, via the coding sequence ATGAAAAAGCTCATCACAACATTGGTTTTGTTGCTTGCTGCGGGCATCACTTTCTGTCAGCCCACTCTCAGCCCATTAGAACAGGCCGGCACCGACCTTTACAAACAAGGGAAAATGGATGAGGCCATTACCTCCTTTAAAAAAGCATTGGTAGAAAACCCGCAAAGCCTGTATAGTATGAACGCGCTGGGCAACCTGTACCTGATGAATACCAATTACCAGGATGCTTATACGGTGGCGGATAAGGGCTTTAAACTTACCGGCGGCGCGCCAAATTTTATGGTGGTAAAGGCAAAGGCCGCTATCCGCATCAACAAAGCGCAGGAAGCCTTAACCATGGTGGATGATTATTTAAAAACCCATCAGCCTGATTTTATGATGCTGTTTGTGAAAGGCTCGGCGTATAATGTTTTAGGCGACAGGCAGCAGGCTTTAACCTATTTTAGCCAAAGCCTTGCCGCTAACCCCGATTTCCCTGATGCTTACCTGGGCCGGGGCAAGGACCTGGATGATATCGGCCGTTACCCCCAGGCTTTAAAAGACCTGGATAAATATATTTCCATAAGGGATGATAACGCGACTGCTTATTATTACAGGGCCCTGGTTTACTTTCATTCAAAGAATTTAGATGCCGCATTGGGCGATTGTAATAAATCCCTGGAACTGTCCCCTAAATATTTCGAGGCGCTGGAATTTCGCGGAGTATTGTATACCGACTTGAAGCAAACCGATAAAGCTGTTGCCGACCTGAACGCTGCAATCGCCCTGGCGCCTGACCTTGCGGTCTCTTACTACCACCTGGCTGGTGCCTATATGTACGCAAAGCAATACGACAAAGGTTTACCTTTCATTAATAGGGCAATTGAAATTATACCTAACGCCCAAGAGTACTTCTGGATCAGGTGCAGGCTTTACCTGTATCTAAATAAATACACCGAAGCATTAGCCGACGCCCAAAAAGCGATGGCCCTGGACGCAAAATCGCCGGATAGCTTTCTATTACTGGCAACGGCACAATACAACCTGGATAAATACGACGAGGCCTTACAGGTGATAGCCAAAGGCCTTGTGATAAATCCCGATTATTATCTTTTGTACATGCTGCGTGCCTCAATGTACCGCGATAAAGGGAACAATGCATTGGCCGATGCTGATGACCAAAAAGCCAAACAACTTGCTGGTAATATCAAATAA
- a CDS encoding alpha/beta fold hydrolase: MATIQVAGYAPVNGIKMYYEVWGESGMPLVLIHGGGSTIETSFGNILPYFAAYGKVIAVELQAHGRTSDRNVPESFEQDADDVAGLLNYLKIAKANFFGFSNGGTTSLQIAIRHPELVNKIINLAGAYKRDGFIPGFFEGFKNVTLAHMPLPLRTAFLKVRPDQNALQNMFEKDVARMVKFKDIADDLMRAIKAKVLIMTGDQDVMPCEHAVKMSQLIPGARLAILPGAHGACIGEAGTVKAGSRQPEITAILVEEFLKE, from the coding sequence ATGGCAACCATACAGGTAGCAGGGTACGCCCCTGTAAACGGCATTAAAATGTATTACGAAGTGTGGGGCGAAAGCGGCATGCCCTTAGTGCTGATCCACGGCGGCGGCTCAACGATTGAAACTTCTTTTGGGAATATCCTGCCTTATTTTGCCGCATATGGCAAGGTGATAGCCGTTGAACTGCAAGCACATGGCCGCACCAGCGACCGGAATGTCCCCGAATCATTTGAGCAGGATGCCGATGATGTGGCAGGGCTGCTTAATTATCTTAAAATAGCTAAAGCGAATTTCTTCGGTTTCAGCAATGGCGGTACTACCAGCCTGCAAATTGCCATCAGACATCCTGAACTTGTAAATAAAATAATTAACCTCGCCGGCGCTTATAAAAGGGATGGCTTTATCCCGGGTTTTTTTGAGGGGTTTAAGAATGTCACTTTAGCTCATATGCCCCTGCCGTTAAGAACCGCTTTCCTTAAAGTCAGGCCTGATCAAAATGCATTGCAAAACATGTTCGAAAAGGATGTGGCAAGGATGGTGAAATTTAAAGACATAGCAGATGACCTTATGCGGGCTATAAAAGCGAAGGTATTGATTATGACAGGCGACCAGGATGTTATGCCATGCGAACATGCAGTAAAAATGTCGCAATTAATACCCGGGGCGCGACTGGCAATATTGCCGGGAGCACATGGTGCATGTATCGGCGAGGCCGGCACCGTTAAAGCAGGCAGCCGGCAGCCTGAAATAACAGCCATACTGGTGGAAGAATTTTTGAAGGAGTAG
- a CDS encoding MORN repeat-containing protein, protein MKTVIAIILVMSATRLYAQCTSGNCTTGTGTYNYGWCVYTGEFKNGKPEGKGVMKYDDYTYMGPFVNGLEEGEGVIINKDGSRENASYQAGKKIVSQLERVAPEDYNRLVTQNIRCISGDCITGYGTFQFDSGGKYTGYFKNRHFDGQGKFEFANGDKFEGNFHDNEKVSGVYRYFTGAVYRGNYDSRGMEYNGTITSPNGFSIPYVNGVAVIPVAPVIPPGADLRGDQPQKAAPSGPVKIACSVCFGSGVQRHVEDWSGPANTHLVSVSTPCYKCHGTGYELY, encoded by the coding sequence ATGAAAACTGTAATTGCAATAATCCTGGTGATGTCTGCTACCCGTTTGTACGCGCAATGTACGTCGGGTAACTGCACCACCGGCACCGGCACTTATAATTATGGCTGGTGCGTGTACACCGGTGAATTTAAAAACGGCAAGCCCGAGGGTAAAGGTGTAATGAAATACGATGATTATACCTACATGGGGCCGTTTGTAAATGGGTTGGAAGAGGGCGAAGGGGTGATCATCAACAAAGATGGCTCCCGCGAAAATGCAAGCTATCAGGCAGGTAAAAAGATCGTTTCGCAACTTGAGCGGGTTGCGCCCGAGGACTATAATCGGCTTGTTACGCAGAATATCCGCTGCATCAGCGGCGATTGCATTACCGGCTATGGCACTTTTCAGTTTGATTCGGGCGGAAAATATACCGGATATTTTAAAAATAGGCACTTTGACGGCCAGGGGAAATTCGAATTTGCCAACGGAGATAAATTTGAGGGTAATTTTCACGATAACGAAAAGGTAAGCGGCGTATATCGCTATTTTACCGGCGCGGTTTACAGGGGCAATTACGATAGCCGGGGAATGGAATATAATGGAACAATAACATCGCCCAACGGCTTTAGCATACCTTATGTAAATGGCGTTGCAGTAATTCCTGTCGCGCCGGTAATTCCGCCGGGCGCTGATCTGCGTGGTGATCAGCCCCAAAAGGCAGCACCGTCCGGTCCGGTAAAAATTGCCTGTTCGGTATGTTTTGGCTCGGGCGTTCAAAGGCATGTTGAAGATTGGTCGGGCCCGGCAAACACGCACCTCGTTTCTGTGTCTACGCCATGTTACAAATGCCACGGAACCGGTTATGAGCTTTATTAA
- a CDS encoding SRPBCC family protein, which yields MENNSSTRDRELLLTRTLNAPVELVWEAWTNPEHIANWWGPNGFTNTISKMDFIAGGEWELVMHGPDGTDYKNKSIFTEIIPFKKIVYQHISAPKFTATIQFVAQGEKTLIKWHMLFETAEQFIQVVKTFKADEGLKQNIEKLNVYLEGMK from the coding sequence ATGGAAAATAACAGCAGCACACGCGACAGGGAATTACTCCTTACCAGGACATTAAATGCCCCTGTTGAATTGGTTTGGGAAGCCTGGACCAACCCCGAACATATAGCCAACTGGTGGGGACCCAACGGGTTTACCAATACCATCAGCAAGATGGACTTTATAGCAGGCGGCGAATGGGAACTGGTAATGCATGGCCCGGATGGCACTGACTATAAAAACAAGAGCATTTTTACAGAGATCATCCCGTTTAAGAAGATAGTATACCAGCATATTTCGGCGCCAAAATTTACAGCTACAATTCAATTTGTGGCACAGGGAGAAAAAACGCTGATTAAATGGCATATGCTTTTTGAAACCGCTGAGCAATTTATCCAGGTGGTGAAAACATTTAAAGCAGACGAAGGCCTAAAACAAAACATTGAAAAACTGAATGTTTACCTCGAAGGCATGAAATGA
- a CDS encoding response regulator: MKVKKKVLVVENDYDIRNIVAFILEEEGFECMGIPEPQSLDSLLAFKPHVILIDEFINNEPGHRLCLKIKQFESLKHIPVIILSTANNIELIAEECKADDYIRKPFDVDEMVGKVITVIDKQPLTLN; this comes from the coding sequence GTGAAAGTGAAGAAAAAAGTGCTGGTAGTTGAGAACGATTATGATATAAGGAACATTGTTGCTTTTATTTTGGAAGAGGAAGGTTTTGAATGCATGGGCATTCCCGAGCCGCAGTCATTGGATAGTTTACTGGCCTTTAAACCGCATGTAATCCTGATAGATGAGTTTATCAATAACGAGCCCGGCCACAGGTTATGTTTAAAGATCAAACAATTTGAATCCCTCAAACATATTCCCGTTATCATCCTTTCTACAGCAAATAACATCGAACTGATTGCCGAAGAATGTAAAGCCGACGATTATATCCGGAAACCTTTTGATGTTGATGAAATGGTAGGTAAGGTTATTACGGTGATCGATAAACAACCGCTTACACTTAATTAA
- a CDS encoding tetratricopeptide repeat-containing sensor histidine kinase — translation MRKFTLLLLFTIAMRFAGYGQGAKQLIDSALHYKTLNYLKVIAFAEPAFKKARAEKNEKLAGQSAYLLGMANYLGGNFDESLRWYFTSERAYQSAKDTSGLTDLYADMCVFYVKLKKFNAADEVSKKAIDFAIAIKNQTKQATALNNRGLMFYDEGKTDSAIDAFNASFILYKKVNDKVGMSYCLDYLSSAQSDKGNYSKALQLMNSARDLRAGIGDKTGEAMAIENLGEIYLKENKLPDAATYFLDAIDRAHQLNFLDLEMYAYSMLSKTYQQQGNYRAALTAQNKYVELNKKIQDEKRVKTIEELETKYETEKKQEQIKLLNKQNTIQQLEIGKRNATITIIIAAFALALVLAYLFYSRYRIKHAAQLQAEVMRQQTLASKGIIEAEERERKRIAAELHDGVGQLFTAVKMNMEILVERFLVKKPDAGLLAEKTMAMVDESCAEVRSIAHQMMPNALIKSGLVSALRDFINKIPTEKLKISLETKGIDTPLDSTTETVLYRVIQESVNNVIKHAAASSLDILLLCDQQEITVSIEDNGKGFNSSDPAKFSGIGLKNIISRVGYLKGTVDISSAPGKGTLVAIFIPLI, via the coding sequence ATGAGGAAATTCACCCTTCTTCTTCTTTTTACCATTGCGATGCGTTTTGCCGGGTATGGACAGGGCGCAAAACAGCTGATCGATTCCGCGCTGCATTATAAAACACTCAATTATCTAAAGGTAATAGCGTTTGCTGAGCCGGCTTTTAAAAAGGCCCGTGCCGAAAAGAACGAAAAACTGGCAGGCCAAAGCGCCTACTTACTCGGTATGGCCAATTACCTGGGAGGCAACTTTGATGAATCGTTACGTTGGTATTTTACTTCCGAGCGGGCTTATCAGTCTGCAAAGGATACCAGTGGGTTAACGGATCTGTATGCAGACATGTGCGTCTTCTACGTCAAACTAAAAAAATTCAACGCGGCAGACGAGGTAAGTAAAAAAGCGATAGACTTTGCAATAGCCATCAAAAATCAAACTAAGCAAGCTACCGCCTTAAATAACCGGGGGTTGATGTTTTATGATGAAGGAAAAACAGACAGCGCCATTGATGCTTTTAACGCCAGCTTTATTTTATACAAAAAAGTTAACGATAAAGTAGGGATGTCCTATTGCCTGGATTATTTATCGTCGGCGCAGTCCGACAAAGGCAATTATTCAAAGGCTTTACAATTGATGAATTCGGCGAGGGACCTGCGTGCCGGTATAGGCGATAAAACCGGGGAAGCAATGGCGATAGAAAATTTAGGCGAGATCTATTTAAAAGAAAACAAATTACCCGATGCCGCTACATATTTTTTGGACGCGATTGACAGGGCACACCAATTAAATTTTTTAGACCTCGAAATGTACGCCTATAGCATGCTGTCCAAAACATACCAGCAGCAGGGCAACTACCGGGCGGCTTTAACCGCCCAAAATAAATATGTGGAACTGAATAAAAAAATCCAGGACGAAAAGCGGGTTAAAACTATTGAAGAACTGGAAACCAAATATGAAACCGAAAAAAAGCAGGAACAAATCAAACTGCTCAACAAGCAAAACACCATTCAGCAGTTAGAGATCGGCAAGCGGAATGCTACCATAACTATTATTATTGCTGCCTTCGCTTTGGCACTGGTGCTGGCTTACCTTTTTTACTCGCGTTACCGCATCAAACATGCGGCCCAACTGCAGGCAGAAGTGATGCGCCAGCAAACACTGGCATCAAAAGGCATTATTGAAGCCGAGGAACGGGAGCGTAAACGGATAGCTGCCGAACTGCACGACGGTGTGGGCCAGTTATTTACCGCGGTAAAAATGAACATGGAGATATTGGTTGAACGTTTTTTGGTAAAAAAACCAGATGCCGGACTTCTTGCTGAAAAAACAATGGCTATGGTGGATGAAAGTTGCGCCGAGGTACGATCCATAGCACACCAGATGATGCCAAACGCACTGATCAAAAGCGGGCTGGTTTCGGCGCTGCGCGACTTTATCAATAAGATCCCGACTGAAAAATTAAAAATATCCCTGGAGACCAAAGGTATTGACACGCCACTTGACAGTACTACCGAAACTGTTTTATACCGGGTGATCCAGGAGTCGGTAAACAACGTCATTAAACACGCAGCAGCAAGCTCGCTGGATATTCTTTTACTTTGCGACCAACAGGAGATCACTGTCTCTATCGAAGATAACGGCAAAGGTTTTAACAGCAGCGATCCTGCTAAATTTTCAGGTATCGGCTTAAAAAACATCATCAGCCGCGTTGGATATCTTAAAGGGACCGTGGATATATCCTCAGCGCCGGGCAAAGGAACATTAGTAGCAATATTTATCCCGCTTATATAA
- a CDS encoding ammonium transporter, whose translation MKKFVPFGMLIIVVILACIYPGNTVTPSKTPIDKADTAWLLISTALVLLMTPGLAFFYGGMVQKKNVISTMLQSFVCMGLITIIWVVFGFSLAFGEDVGGLGIIGNPKSFFMMQNTLGVSWGTIPVILFAMFQLKFAVITPALITGAFAERIRFNSYLIFITLFAIFIYMPLAHATWHPEGFLYKSGVLDFAGGTVVHMSAGWAALASAIYLKKRNEIPDSHTPARISYVILGTGLLWFGWFGFNAGSALGANELASTALATTTTASAAAAMSWIFFDMIRGKKPSAVGACIGAVVGLVAITPAAGYVTVSSSLIVGIVAAVVSNLVVIWRSKTNIDDTLDVFPCHGVGGMVGMLLTGVFATKSVNSAGADGLFYGETALFVKHIAALIGVSAFAFIGSYILLRVTNRISPLRVTTGEELAGLDISQHGEEL comes from the coding sequence ATGAAAAAATTTGTACCCTTCGGCATGCTTATCATTGTGGTAATTCTTGCCTGTATATACCCCGGAAATACGGTAACACCCTCAAAAACCCCGATAGACAAGGCCGATACAGCATGGTTGCTAATCTCGACAGCGCTTGTATTGTTAATGACACCCGGCCTGGCCTTTTTTTATGGCGGGATGGTGCAAAAAAAGAATGTGATCTCCACTATGCTGCAAAGTTTCGTATGTATGGGCCTTATCACCATAATATGGGTCGTGTTTGGTTTTAGCCTGGCATTTGGCGAGGATGTTGGCGGACTGGGTATTATCGGCAACCCCAAATCATTCTTTATGATGCAAAATACGTTGGGCGTATCGTGGGGCACCATCCCCGTTATCCTGTTTGCTATGTTCCAGTTAAAATTTGCGGTTATTACGCCTGCACTGATCACCGGCGCCTTTGCTGAACGGATCCGTTTTAATTCATACCTCATCTTTATTACGCTGTTCGCTATTTTTATTTATATGCCACTGGCGCATGCCACCTGGCATCCGGAAGGCTTCCTTTACAAATCAGGGGTGCTTGACTTTGCAGGGGGAACAGTTGTACACATGTCGGCAGGATGGGCCGCGCTGGCATCTGCCATCTATCTAAAAAAACGCAATGAAATACCTGACTCACATACCCCGGCACGTATCAGCTATGTGATTTTAGGAACTGGTTTGCTTTGGTTCGGTTGGTTTGGTTTCAACGCGGGTTCAGCGCTTGGCGCTAATGAGCTTGCGTCAACCGCATTGGCTACTACAACAACCGCCTCAGCAGCTGCGGCCATGTCGTGGATATTTTTTGATATGATCAGGGGTAAAAAGCCATCGGCAGTTGGCGCGTGTATCGGCGCGGTTGTAGGTTTGGTGGCCATTACCCCCGCCGCAGGTTACGTAACGGTTTCCAGCTCATTAATCGTTGGCATCGTTGCAGCAGTGGTAAGCAACCTTGTGGTGATATGGCGGTCAAAAACCAATATCGACGATACGCTTGATGTATTCCCCTGTCACGGTGTCGGCGGGATGGTAGGCATGTTGCTTACCGGCGTATTTGCTACCAAAAGCGTGAACAGCGCGGGTGCCGATGGTTTGTTTTACGGCGAAACGGCCCTGTTTGTTAAGCATATTGCGGCTTTGATAGGCGTATCGGCTTTCGCATTCATAGGGTCATATATTTTATTGAGAGTCACTAACAGGATCAGTCCGCTGCGGGTAACCACCGGAGAAGAACTTGCAGGATTGGACATCAGCCAGCACGGCGAAGAGCTTTAG
- the parS gene encoding type II RES/Xre toxin-antitoxin system antitoxin yields MEKPKPFDLKELGNTGDESCKAWWYFIPGEHSEAKAGCTERMDVISCLRQGFPFETVNFVLENTCVSRKDLSNILHISTRQLNRYHNEDRLSAEQSNFLYELSRLYVRGEDVFGDRHTFENWLQRPQMALGMEVPLQLLDTSEGFRMVSDLLSQIEYGFYS; encoded by the coding sequence ATGGAAAAGCCGAAACCATTTGATTTAAAGGAATTAGGCAATACAGGTGATGAAAGCTGTAAAGCATGGTGGTATTTTATCCCCGGTGAACATTCAGAGGCAAAAGCCGGATGTACTGAAAGGATGGATGTTATCAGCTGCCTGAGGCAGGGATTTCCTTTTGAAACCGTAAATTTTGTGCTCGAAAACACGTGCGTTTCCCGCAAAGATCTTTCAAACATTCTGCATATCAGCACAAGGCAACTAAACCGATACCATAACGAGGACCGGCTTTCGGCGGAACAGTCGAATTTTTTGTATGAATTGAGCCGGCTGTATGTAAGGGGCGAGGATGTTTTTGGAGATCGGCACACTTTTGAAAATTGGCTGCAAAGGCCCCAGATGGCACTTGGCATGGAAGTCCCATTGCAACTCCTCGATACTTCCGAAGGTTTCAGGATGGTGAGCGACCTGTTATCGCAAATTGAGTACGGATTTTACTCATGA
- a CDS encoding response regulator, with translation MENGPKRIFIVDDHQMVIDGINLMLDGRPEFIVAGECTHPTEAIEMLRTAAVDILITDVGMPGMSGVELSRIVKSRFPEIKILALSMFGESQVIAEMIDAGISGYILKNSGKKELIEALTKIAEGQNYFGQEITLQLMKSFKRNQEELKLTDREIEIIRMIEKDMTTKDIAETLFISERTVETHRKNILHKTNTQTVVGLLKYAYERKII, from the coding sequence ATGGAAAACGGCCCTAAACGCATTTTTATAGTGGACGACCACCAGATGGTGATCGACGGCATTAACCTGATGCTGGATGGCCGGCCTGAATTTATAGTAGCCGGCGAATGTACGCACCCCACCGAAGCAATTGAAATGCTGAGAACCGCTGCTGTTGATATATTAATAACCGATGTGGGCATGCCCGGCATGAGCGGTGTTGAATTAAGCCGCATCGTAAAAAGCCGTTTCCCCGAGATCAAAATACTGGCCCTTTCAATGTTTGGCGAGAGCCAGGTAATTGCCGAAATGATAGATGCCGGCATCTCGGGCTATATCCTTAAAAACTCAGGGAAGAAGGAACTGATAGAAGCCCTCACTAAAATTGCAGAGGGCCAGAACTATTTCGGCCAGGAGATCACCCTGCAGCTGATGAAATCCTTCAAACGCAACCAGGAGGAATTGAAACTAACCGACAGGGAAATCGAGATCATCCGCATGATTGAAAAGGATATGACCACCAAAGACATTGCCGAAACGCTTTTTATTAGCGAACGTACGGTTGAAACCCATCGCAAAAATATCCTTCACAAAACCAATACACAAACTGTTGTTGGCCTGCTCAAATACGCCTACGAGCGCAAGATCATCTGA
- a CDS encoding ArsR/SmtB family transcription factor, translated as MKARRDVYQAIADPTRRAIINLIAAQPHNVNSIAEKFDISRQAISLQLKILADCGLVTIKQRGRDRFCEAQLDKLSEVSAFVDQYRQHWENKLDALETYLEKLKKERYGK; from the coding sequence ATGAAAGCCAGAAGAGACGTATACCAGGCCATAGCCGACCCGACGCGCAGAGCGATCATTAACCTGATTGCTGCCCAACCCCATAATGTGAATTCCATCGCCGAAAAATTTGACATAAGCCGGCAGGCTATCTCACTGCAACTTAAAATATTAGCCGATTGTGGCCTGGTTACCATCAAACAACGCGGCCGCGACCGTTTTTGTGAAGCGCAACTGGATAAACTGAGCGAGGTATCGGCTTTTGTGGACCAGTACCGCCAGCACTGGGAAAATAAGCTGGATGCTTTGGAAACGTATTTGGAAAAATTAAAAAAAGAAAGATATGGAAAATAA